The following proteins come from a genomic window of Fretibacterium sp. OH1220_COT-178:
- the uxuA gene encoding mannonate dehydratase, translating to MKMTFRWYGEGNDAIPLRHIRQIPGCTGLMGLLDQYAAGEVWPLEVVRDYVDHVHRAGLEVEVIESVNVHEDIKLGLPGRDRYIENYSRTIENLAQCGVRVIVYNFMPVLDWLRTDLAREIPEDGSNSLYYDEEELMGMTPLQIVENTARGSGGFSLPGWEPARLKELDRVLELYKDVDQDQLRANQKYFLEAVIPTCERCGVRLAIHPDDPAWPIFGLPRIAHDLEGFDRIAKLVDSPANALCLCTGSLGSNPDNDVPAIIRHFGSMGRVACVHVRNVKHLGYRRFRESSHLSSDGSLDMYAIVEAIYETCPDVYVRPDHGRMIWDEKGRPGYGLYDRALGIAYLNGLWEAIDKERRGR from the coding sequence ATGAAAATGACGTTTCGGTGGTACGGCGAGGGCAACGACGCCATCCCCCTGCGGCACATCCGTCAGATCCCCGGCTGCACGGGCCTCATGGGGCTGCTGGACCAGTACGCCGCCGGAGAGGTATGGCCGCTCGAGGTCGTCCGGGACTATGTGGACCACGTCCATCGGGCCGGGCTCGAGGTCGAGGTCATCGAGAGCGTGAACGTCCACGAGGACATCAAGCTGGGCCTTCCCGGCCGGGACCGATACATCGAGAACTACAGCAGGACCATCGAGAATCTGGCGCAGTGCGGCGTCAGGGTGATCGTCTACAACTTCATGCCGGTGCTCGACTGGTTGAGGACCGACCTGGCCCGGGAGATCCCCGAGGACGGGTCGAACTCGCTCTACTACGACGAGGAGGAGCTCATGGGCATGACGCCCCTCCAGATCGTGGAGAACACCGCCCGGGGCTCGGGCGGCTTCTCCCTTCCCGGCTGGGAACCGGCCCGTCTGAAGGAGCTGGACCGGGTCCTCGAGCTCTACAAGGACGTGGACCAGGACCAGCTGAGGGCCAACCAGAAGTACTTCCTGGAGGCCGTGATACCGACCTGCGAGCGGTGCGGCGTCCGCCTGGCCATCCACCCGGACGACCCCGCCTGGCCCATCTTCGGGCTGCCGCGCATCGCCCACGACCTGGAGGGCTTCGACAGGATCGCGAAACTCGTGGACAGCCCCGCCAACGCCCTCTGCCTCTGCACGGGCTCCCTGGGCTCGAACCCGGACAACGACGTCCCCGCCATCATCCGCCACTTCGGCTCGATGGGCCGTGTGGCCTGCGTGCACGTGCGCAACGTCAAGCACCTGGGCTACCGGCGGTTCCGGGAGTCGTCCCACCTGTCGAGCGACGGATCGCTGGACATGTACGCGATCGTCGAGGCCATCTACGAGACCTGCCCGGACGTCTACGTCCGTCCGGACCACGGCCGCATGATCTGGGACGAGAAGGGCCGCCCCGGCTACGGGCTGTACGACCGCGCGCTGGGCATCGCCTACCTCAACGGCCTCTGGGAGGCCATCGACAAGGAACGGCGCGGCCGCTAA